In Hippoglossus stenolepis isolate QCI-W04-F060 chromosome 20, HSTE1.2, whole genome shotgun sequence, the following are encoded in one genomic region:
- the LOC118099030 gene encoding syntaxin-11, with product MRDMLERLKTIREEQEDCEPEFYGPEYDVDRLTLSQQAVVFESSSAIDNILKEAHSIRKEISLLHSEVEHLSAINERFGTSVRRLTLIKKDSVSIARGIQQRGEALYVRLQALGKESSRVEEKEGHNSALCRIARAQYDTLTRAFHAAMSDYAQAEEMQRSSCRGRIKRQASIIGTEISDEQLDDLVDKGGEGWAELSQSLQTPGGRSSRWAMCKIQGRHKELVELEARLKEVHELFLTMAVLVEEQGSMINNIETNVCGTEEYVEKFNVNIKKAIQYKRKNPFLHFCPCLPCWRHNQTL from the coding sequence ATGCGGGACATGCTGGAGAGGCTGAAGACCATCcgtgaggagcaggaggactgTGAGCCAGAGTTCTATGGACCTGAGTACGACGTGGACAGGTTGACTCTGTCTCAACAGGCGGTGGTTTTTGAGAGCTCCTCAGCTATTGACAACATCCTGAAGGAGGCTCACTCCATTCGCAAGGAGATCTCCCTTCTCCACTCAGAGGTCGAGCATCTGAGCGCAATCAATGAGCGCTTTGGCACCTCTGTACGACGCCTTACCCTAATCAAAAAAGACTCAGTTTCTATCGCCAGGGGAATCCAGCAACGTGGGGAGGCCCTGTATGTCCGCCTGCAGGCTCTGGGTAAGGAGAGCAGCcgggtggaggagaaagaaggtCACAACTCTGCTCTCTGCCGCATCGCCCGAGCTCAGTACGACACGCTGACCAGAGCCTTCCATGCTGCCATGAGTGACTACGCTCAGGCcgaggagatgcagaggagtTCGTGTCGGGGGAGGATCAAGAGGCAGGCCTCCATTATTGGGACTGAAATATCTGATGAACAGCTGGATGATCTGGTGGACAAAGGCGGAGAGGGGTGGGCCGAGCTGTCCCAGAGTTTGCAGACACCAGGTGGCCGCTCGAGCCGATGGGCCATGTGTAAGATCCAAGGCAGACACAAGGAACtggtggagctggaggccaGGCTCAAGGAGGTCCACGAACTGTTCCTGACCATGGCCGTGCTGGTGGAGGAGCAGGGATCCATGATCAACAACATTGAGACCAATGTGTGCGGTACTGAGGAATACGTTGAAAAATTCAACGTTAACATCAAGAAGGCCATACAGTACAAGAGGAAAAATCCTTTTCTCCACTTTTGTCCCTGTCTACCCTGCTGGAGACACAACCAAACATTATAG
- the stx11b.1 gene encoding syntaxin-11b.1 — translation MRDRLSHLQEVSNGHVEEMEYAESTVSDTFSNVDLEELHQEAVVFDNSPDLEEVFSQSQDIHKEVQLIRLEIKRLRERNTRMLHGTTNMSTIKRDSNAIGADIKSRAENILARLREMDGTAHKLEEAHGSNSAITRIARTQYACISNGFRDAMFDYNEAEMSHRENCKSQIQRQMEIVGREVSGEEMEEIIETGQWNVFTDNIVSEGKTARSALSQIEKRHQELVDLEARVQSIHEIFLDIAMLVEEQGPMLNAIQTNVQKTDENIQEVLVKLGRAKRHDKNNPFKKMFCSCFPCVD, via the coding sequence ATGAGGGACAGACTGAGCCACCTTCAGGAGGTGTCCAATGGCCACGTGGAGGAGATGGAGTACGCGGAGTCCACTGTCTCCGACACCTTCAGCAACGtggacctggaggagctgcaccAAGAGGCGGTGGTGTTCGACAACAGCCCGGATCTGGAGGAGGTCTTCTCCCAGTCGCAAGACATCCACAAAGAGGTACAACTCATCCGCCTGGAGATTAAAAGGCTCCGCGAGCGGAACACCCGCATGCTCCATGGCACCACCAACATGAGCACCATCAAAAGGGACTCTAACGCCATCGGTGCTGATATAAAGTCCCGGGCTGAGAATATTCTAGCTCGGCTGCGGGAGATGGACGGCACAGCCCACAAACTGGAAGAAGCACATGGGTCAAATTCTGCCATCACACGCATCGCCAGAACCCAATATGCTTGCATCAGCAACGGTTTCCGCGACGCCATGTTTGACTATAATGAGGCTGAGATGAGCCACAGGGAGAACTGTAAGAGCCAGATCCAAAGGCAGATGGAGATCGTGGGGCGTGAGGTgtcaggagaggagatggaggagattaTTGAGACGGGCCAGTGGAACGTCTTCACAGACAACATTGTCTCCGAGGGTAAAACGGCCCGATCGGCTCTGTCTCAGATTGAGAAACGTCACCAGGAGCTGGTGGACCTGGAGGCCCGCGTCCAGAGCATCCATGAGATTTTCCTGGACATTGCCATGTtggtggaggagcaggggcCCATGCTGAACGCCATCCAAACTAACGTGCAGAAAACAGACGAAAACATACAAGAAGTCCTCGTCAAACTCGGCAGGGCCAAGCGTCACGATAAGAACAACCCGTTCAAAAAGATGTTTTGCAGCTGTTTCCCATGCGTCGACTAA